One part of the Ziziphus jujuba cultivar Dongzao chromosome 2, ASM3175591v1 genome encodes these proteins:
- the LOC107417888 gene encoding flavin-containing monooxygenase FMO GS-OX5 isoform X1: MVESLLKKRKHRANRFKTKKTAFNYLVSLVYQSTNQSMSRSVKAAVIGAGVAGLCAARELRREGHRVVVFEKADRIGGLWYYDPRVESDPLGIDPNRETVHSSLYLSLRTNLPRQMMSFLDYPFAKRETGDPRAFPSHEEVLRFLDKFADDFGLIELVRFNSEVVRVERVEEKENEWSVEWRTRGSDSVSREVFDAVVVCTGNQSEPQLTAVAGIEKWPGYQIHSHNYRVPEPFKDQIVVIIGYGPSGYEISRGIATEAKQVHIATKIPNVRVTQLENHKNIWLHMMIEHVCEDGKVVFQDGSFVYADTILYCTGYNYRYPFLETNGIVTVEENRVGPLFKHVFPPRLAPWLSFIGVAYKDIGFPLRDLQSKWVARVLSGKVLLPNEEEMAASTEEHYRQMEENGVPKRFTHALYPNGNEYHNWILGQIGLPPQEWRWNLLAELIKSSLIAMNEGYRDEWDEDYWDSVIKESSQPLVNEDEAKRDF, translated from the exons ATGGTTGAATCTTTACTTAAAAAACGAAAGCACAGAGCCAATCGtttcaaaacaaagaaaacagcTTTTAATTACCTTGTCAGCTTAGTTTATCAATCCACTAATCAATCAATGTCTCGGTCCGTCAAAGCAGCCGTGATCGGAGCCGGCGTGGCGGGGCTCTGCGCCGCCCGGGAGCTTCGGCGAGAAGGTCACCGAGTCGTCGTTTTCGAAAAAGCCGATAGAATAGGCGGCTTGTGGTACTACGACCCAAGAGTGGAATCCGATCCACTTGGAATCGACCCGAACCGCGAAACCGTCCACAGCAgcctctatctctctctccgGACTAACCTCCCCAGACAGATGATGAGCTTCTTGGACTATCCGTTTGCGAAGCGAGAAACCGGTGACCCGAGAGCTTTTCCGAGTCACGAGGAGGTGCTTCGGTTCTTGGACAAGTTCGCCGACGATTTCGGTCTCATTGAGTTGGTCAGGTTCAACTCGGAGGTCGTTCGAGTTGAGCGAGTTGAAGAGAAGGAAAACGAGTGGTCGGTGGAGTGGAGGACTCGGGGGAGCGACTCAGTTAGTCGAGAAGTGTTCGACGCGGTTGTCGTGTGCACTGGAAATCAAAGCGAGCCGCAGCTGACTGCTGTTGCAG GCATAGAAAAGTGGCCGGGGTATCAAATTCACAGCCACAACTACCGTGTTCCTGAACCATTCAAGGATCAg ATTGTAGTAATTATTGGGTATGGGCCAAGTGGTTATGAAATCTCAAGAGGGATTGCTACAGAAGCCAAACAAGTTCATATAGCCACAAAGATCCCAAATGTACGAGTCACACAGTTGGAAAACCACAAGAACATATGGCTGCATATGATG ATAGAACATGTTTGTGAAGATGGTAAAGTTGTGTTTCAAGATGGATCCTTTGTTTATGCTGATACCATTCTCTACTGCACTGG GTACAATTACCGTTATCCCTTTCTTGAAACCAATGGAATTGTCACCGTTGAAGAAAATCGTGTTGGGCCATTGTTTAAACATGTCTTTCCTCCACGCTTAGCTCCATGGCTGTCTTTCATTGGAGTAGCTTATAAG GACATTGGCTTCCCATTAAGGGACTTGCAATCCAAGTGGGTTGCACGAGTGTTATCTGGTAAGGTGCTGCTCCCAAACGAAGAGGAGATGGCAGCCTCAACTGAAGAACATTATAGGCAAATGGAGGAAAATGGGGTGCCAAAACGCTTTACCCATGCTCTTTATCCAAACGGG AATGAGTACCACAATTGGATACTTGGTCAGATTGGATTGCCCCCACAGGAGTGGAGATGGAACTTGTTGGCAGAACTCATCAAGAGTTCATTAATAGCCATGAATGAGGGATACAGAGATGAATGGGATGAAGATTATTGGGACTCAGTCATAAAG GAATCATCACAGCCACTGGTGAATGAAGATGAAGCAAAAAGAGATTTTTGA
- the LOC107417888 gene encoding flavin-containing monooxygenase FMO GS-OX5 isoform X2 has translation MVESLLKKRKHRANRFKTKKTAFNYLVSLVYQSTNQSMSRSVKAAVIGAGVAGLCAARELRREGHRVVVFEKADRIGGLWYYDPRVESDPLGIDPNRETVHSSLYLSLRTNLPRQMMSFLDYPFAKRETGDPRAFPSHEEVLRFLDKFADDFGLIELVRFNSEVVRVERVEEKENEWSVEWRTRGSDSVSREVFDAVVVCTGNQSEPQLTAVAGIEKWPGYQIHSHNYRVPEPFKDQIVVIIGYGPSGYEISRGIATEAKQVHIATKIPNVRVTQLENHKNIWLHMMIEHVCEDGKVVFQDGSFVYADTILYCTGYNYRYPFLETNGIVTVEENRVGPLFKHVFPPRLAPWLSFIGVAYKDIGFPLRDLQSKWVARVLSGKVLLPNEEEMAASTEEHYRQMEENGVPKRFTHALYPNGNEYHNWILGQIGLPPQEWRWNLLAELIKSSLIAMNEGYRDEWDEDYWDSVIKPLVNEDEAKRDF, from the exons ATGGTTGAATCTTTACTTAAAAAACGAAAGCACAGAGCCAATCGtttcaaaacaaagaaaacagcTTTTAATTACCTTGTCAGCTTAGTTTATCAATCCACTAATCAATCAATGTCTCGGTCCGTCAAAGCAGCCGTGATCGGAGCCGGCGTGGCGGGGCTCTGCGCCGCCCGGGAGCTTCGGCGAGAAGGTCACCGAGTCGTCGTTTTCGAAAAAGCCGATAGAATAGGCGGCTTGTGGTACTACGACCCAAGAGTGGAATCCGATCCACTTGGAATCGACCCGAACCGCGAAACCGTCCACAGCAgcctctatctctctctccgGACTAACCTCCCCAGACAGATGATGAGCTTCTTGGACTATCCGTTTGCGAAGCGAGAAACCGGTGACCCGAGAGCTTTTCCGAGTCACGAGGAGGTGCTTCGGTTCTTGGACAAGTTCGCCGACGATTTCGGTCTCATTGAGTTGGTCAGGTTCAACTCGGAGGTCGTTCGAGTTGAGCGAGTTGAAGAGAAGGAAAACGAGTGGTCGGTGGAGTGGAGGACTCGGGGGAGCGACTCAGTTAGTCGAGAAGTGTTCGACGCGGTTGTCGTGTGCACTGGAAATCAAAGCGAGCCGCAGCTGACTGCTGTTGCAG GCATAGAAAAGTGGCCGGGGTATCAAATTCACAGCCACAACTACCGTGTTCCTGAACCATTCAAGGATCAg ATTGTAGTAATTATTGGGTATGGGCCAAGTGGTTATGAAATCTCAAGAGGGATTGCTACAGAAGCCAAACAAGTTCATATAGCCACAAAGATCCCAAATGTACGAGTCACACAGTTGGAAAACCACAAGAACATATGGCTGCATATGATG ATAGAACATGTTTGTGAAGATGGTAAAGTTGTGTTTCAAGATGGATCCTTTGTTTATGCTGATACCATTCTCTACTGCACTGG GTACAATTACCGTTATCCCTTTCTTGAAACCAATGGAATTGTCACCGTTGAAGAAAATCGTGTTGGGCCATTGTTTAAACATGTCTTTCCTCCACGCTTAGCTCCATGGCTGTCTTTCATTGGAGTAGCTTATAAG GACATTGGCTTCCCATTAAGGGACTTGCAATCCAAGTGGGTTGCACGAGTGTTATCTGGTAAGGTGCTGCTCCCAAACGAAGAGGAGATGGCAGCCTCAACTGAAGAACATTATAGGCAAATGGAGGAAAATGGGGTGCCAAAACGCTTTACCCATGCTCTTTATCCAAACGGG AATGAGTACCACAATTGGATACTTGGTCAGATTGGATTGCCCCCACAGGAGTGGAGATGGAACTTGTTGGCAGAACTCATCAAGAGTTCATTAATAGCCATGAATGAGGGATACAGAGATGAATGGGATGAAGATTATTGGGACTCAGTCATAAAG CCACTGGTGAATGAAGATGAAGCAAAAAGAGATTTTTGA